A region of Arabidopsis thaliana chromosome 5, partial sequence DNA encodes the following proteins:
- a CDS encoding Beta-glucosidase, GBA2 type family protein (Beta-glucosidase, GBA2 type family protein; FUNCTIONS IN: catalytic activity, glucosylceramidase activity; INVOLVED IN: glucosylceramide catabolic process, sphingolipid metabolic process; LOCATED IN: integral to membrane, membrane; EXPRESSED IN: 24 plant structures; EXPRESSED DURING: 15 growth stages; CONTAINS InterPro DOMAIN/s: Glucosylceramidase (InterPro:IPR006775), Six-hairpin glycosidase-like (InterPro:IPR008928), Beta-glucosidase, GBA2 type (InterPro:IPR014551); BEST Arabidopsis thaliana protein match is: Beta-glucosidase, GBA2 type family protein (TAIR:AT1G33700.2); Has 905 Blast hits to 755 proteins in 183 species: Archae - 77; Bacteria - 324; Metazoa - 146; Fungi - 0; Plants - 261; Viruses - 0; Other Eukaryotes - 97 (source: NCBI BLink).), with amino-acid sequence MFEEKIMDIGEDVKPLNSSDTKVDPAVPASLTWQRKIDSDVKAPREFNLSVKEIFQLAPVGIRLWFLCREEAAKGRLAFIDPFSKHSVTSSHGVPLGGIGAGSIGRSFKGEFQRWQLFPPKCEDEPVLANQFSAFVSRANGKKYSSVLCPRNPKLDKQDSESGIGSWDWNLKGDKSTYHALYPRSWTMYEGEPDPELRIVCRQVSPFIPHNYKESSFPVSVFTFTLHNLGNTTADVTLLFTWANSVGGDSEFSGGHYNSKITMNDGVQGVLLHHKTANGLPSLSYAISAQATDGVSVSACPFFIVSGKQDGITAKDMWQAVKENGSFDHLKASEASMQSDHGSSIGAAVAASVTVLPGESRIVTFSLAWDCPEVQFPSGKIYSRRYTKFYGNNGDAAAQIAHDAILGHSQWESWIEDWQRPILEDKRLPAWYPVTLFNELYYLNSGGTLWTDGSSPVHSLAGVREKKFSLDKSQLGLKNDIDVPHQNDTAVSVLEKMASTLEELHASTTSNSAFGTKLLEEGEENIGHFLYLEGIEYRMWNTYDVHFYASFALVMLFPKLELSIQRDFAAAVMLHDPTKVKTLSEGQWVQRKVLGAVPHDLGINDPWFEVNGYTLHNTDRWKDLNPKFVLQVYRDVVATGDKKFASAVWPSVYVAMAYMAQFDKDGDGMIENEGFPDQTYDTWSASGVSAYCGGLWVAALQAASALARVVGDKNSQDYFWSKFQKAKVVYEKKLWNGSYFNYDNSGSQYSSTIQADQLAGQWYARASGLLPIVDEDKARTALEKVYNYNVMKIKDGKRGAVNGMHPNGKVDTASMQSREIWSGVTYALSATMIQEGLVEMAFQTASGIYEAAWSETGLGYSFQTPESWNTVDEYRSLTYMRPLAIWAMQWALTKTSQKQEQLGLEPEQQEPELEPSSSMKHDIGFSRVSRLLSLPNEASAKSTLQTLFDYTCRRMMS; translated from the exons ATGTTTGAGGAAAAGATCATGGATATTGGTGAAGATGTAAAACCTTTAAACTCTTCTGATACTAAA GTTGATCCGGCAGTACCTGCATCTTTGACATGGCAAAGAAAGATAGATAGTGACGTAAAAGCTCCACGGGAATTCAATCTGAGTGTTAAAGAGATTTTCCAGCTG GCTCCTGTTGGCATTCGGTTATGGTTTCTTTGCAGAGAAGAAGCTGCTAAAGGAAGG TTGGCCTTCATAGATCCATTCTCCAAGCACTCTGTAACGTCTTCCCATGGTGTTCCACTTGGAGGTATTGG AGCTGGAAGCATAGGAAGGAGTTTTAAAGGTGAATTCCAGAGATGGCAGCTATTCCCTCCAAAATGTGAAGATGAACCAGTGTTAGCAAATCAATTCTCA GCATTTGTTTCACGTGCTAATGGTAAAAAGTACTCGAGTGTGTTATGTCCTAGGAACCCAAAGCTTGACAA ACAAGATTCGGAATCAGGTATTGGTTCTTGGGACTGGAATCTGAAAGGAGACAAGTCTACATACCATGCTTTATATCCGAGGTCTTGGACAATGTATGAGG GTGAACCTGATCCAGAGCTTAGGATTGTTTGTCGTCAAGTTTCACCCTTTATACCTCACAACTACAAAGAAAGCAGCTTTCCAGTGTCTGTTTTCACTTTCACA CTTCATAATCTCGGAAACACTACCGCGGATGTGACATTGCTCTTCACTTGGGCG AATTCTGTTGGAGGAGACTCTGAGTTCTCAGGTGGCCACTACAACTCCAAGATAAC GATGAATGATGGAGTTCAGGGTGTGCTCTTACATCATAA AACAGCAAACGGATTACCATCATTGTCATATGCAATTTCAGCTCAGGCCACCGATGGTGTTAGTGTCTCAGCTTGCCCATTTTTCATAGTGTCTGGAAAGCAGGATGGAATCACAGCAAAAGATATGTGGCAGGCTGTCAAAGAG AATGGTTCTTTCGATCACTTAAAGGCTTCTGAGGCGTCAATGCAGTCAGATCACGGTTCATCCATTGGGGCAGCAGTAGCAGCCTCTGTAACAGTCCTACCGGGAGAGTCACGCATTGTCACATTTTCTCTGGCTTGGGACTGCCCTGAAGTGCAGTTTCCTAGTGGTAAAATATATTCTAG GCGTTACACAAAGTTTTATGGCAATAATGGTGATGCTGCAGCACAAATTGCACATGATGCTATTCTTG GACATAGTCAATGGGAGTCCTGGATAGAAGATTGGCAAAGACCAATACTTGAAGACAAAAGACTGCCTGCATG GTACCCTGTCACTCTCTTCAACGAGCTTTATTACCTTAATTCAGGAGGAACTCTTTGGACAG ATGGATCATCCCCAGTACATAGCTTGGCAGGAGTCAGAGAAAAGAAGTTCTCACTTGATAAATCCCAACTCGGTCTAAAGAACGATATCGATGTACCGCATCAGAATGATACAGCTGTCTCTGTCCTTGAAAAGATGGCTTCTACGCTTGAGGAACTTCATGCATCAACAACGTCAAACTCTGCATTTGGCACAAAATTacttgaagaaggagaagagaacaTTGGGCACTTCCTTTACTTAGAAGGGATTGAATATCGTATGTGGAACACTTACGATGTTCATTTCTATGCATCTTTTGCACTGGTGATGCTGTTTCCAAAACTGGAACTTAGTATCCAAAGAGACTTTGCTGCTGCAGTGATGCTACACGATCCTACTAAAGTGAAAACTCTTAGTGAGGGACAATGGGTTCAGAGGAAGGTTCTTGGTGCAGTTCCTCATGACTTAGGCATTAATGACCCTTGGTTTGAAGTTAATGGATATACTCTTCACAATACGGATCGTTGGAAAGATTTGAACCCCAAATTTGTCCTCCAGGTGTACCGGGATGTAGTTGCCACAGGCGATAAGAAGTTTGCATCAGCGGTCTGGCCCTCAGTGTATGTTGCAATGGCATATATGGCTCAGTTTGACAAAGATGGCGACGGAATGATTGAGAACGAAGGATTTCCAGATCAGACTTACGATACATGGTCGGCGTCTGGTGTAAGCGCTTACTGTGGTGGACTTTGGGTGGCTGCACTGCAAGCTGCATCTGCATTGGCACGCGTAGTGGGTGACAAGAACTCTCAGGATTATTTCTGGTCTAAGTTTCAGAAAGCAAAAGTTGTATATGAGAAGAAGTTATGGAATGGATCTTACTTTAACTATGATAATAGTGGAAGTCAGTATAGCTCAACTATCCAAGCTGATCAACTAGCTGGTCAATG GTACGCGAGAGCATCAGGGCTTTTGCCTATAGTAGATGAAGACAAAGCAAGAACTGCTTTGGAGAAAGTTTATAACTATAATGTGATGAAGATTAAAGATGGGAAACGTGGAGCTGTAAATGGGATGCATCCCAATGGGAAAGTTGATACAGCGTCAATGCAATCACGAGAGATATGGTCCGGTGTTACATATGCACTGTCTGCAACAATGATCCAAGAAGGTCTAGTTGAAATGGCGTTTCAGACTGCAAGTGGTATCTATGAAGCTGCCTGGTCTGAAACCGGACTCGG GTATTCCTTTCAGACGCCTGAATCTTGGAACACGGTTGATGAGTATAGATCATTGACTTACATGCGTCCCCTTGCAATATGGGCTATGCAATGGGCACTGACAAAAACCAGTCAAAAACAGGAACAACTTGGTCTTGAACCAGAGCAACAAGAACCAGAACTAGAGCCTAGTTCTTCAATGAAACATGATATTGGGTTTTCTCGGGTTTCTAGGCTTCTGAGCTTACCTAATGAAGCATCAGCCAAAAGCACACTCCAGACTTTGTTCGACTATACTTGCAGGAGAATGATGTCATAG
- a CDS encoding Beta-glucosidase, GBA2 type family protein, whose product MNDGVQGVLLHHKTANGLPSLSYAISAQATDGVSVSACPFFIVSGKQDGITAKDMWQAVKENGSFDHLKASEASMQSDHGSSIGAAVAASVTVLPGESRIVTFSLAWDCPEVQFPSGKIYSRRYTKFYGNNGDAAAQIAHDAILGHSQWESWIEDWQRPILEDKRLPAWYPVTLFNELYYLNSGGTLWTDGSSPVHSLAGVREKKFSLDKSQLGLKNDIDVPHQNDTAVSVLEKMASTLEELHASTTSNSAFGTKLLEEGEENIGHFLYLEGIEYRMWNTYDVHFYASFALVMLFPKLELSIQRDFAAAVMLHDPTKVKTLSEGQWVQRKVLGAVPHDLGINDPWFEVNGYTLHNTDRWKDLNPKFVLQVYRDVVATGDKKFASAVWPSVYVAMAYMAQFDKDGDGMIENEGFPDQTYDTWSASGVSAYCGGLWVAALQAASALARVVGDKNSQDYFWSKFQKAKVVYEKKLWNGSYFNYDNSGSQYSSTIQADQLAGQWYARASGLLPIVDEDKARTALEKVYNYNVMKIKDGKRGAVNGMHPNGKVDTASMQSREIWSGVTYALSATMIQEGLVEMAFQTASGIYEAAWSETGLGYSFQTPESWNTVDEYRSLTYMRPLAIWAMQWALTKTSQKQEQLGLEPEQQEPELEPSSSMKHDIGFSRVSRLLSLPNEASAKSTLQTLFDYTCRRMMS is encoded by the exons ATGAATGATGGAGTTCAGGGTGTGCTCTTACATCATAA AACAGCAAACGGATTACCATCATTGTCATATGCAATTTCAGCTCAGGCCACCGATGGTGTTAGTGTCTCAGCTTGCCCATTTTTCATAGTGTCTGGAAAGCAGGATGGAATCACAGCAAAAGATATGTGGCAGGCTGTCAAAGAG AATGGTTCTTTCGATCACTTAAAGGCTTCTGAGGCGTCAATGCAGTCAGATCACGGTTCATCCATTGGGGCAGCAGTAGCAGCCTCTGTAACAGTCCTACCGGGAGAGTCACGCATTGTCACATTTTCTCTGGCTTGGGACTGCCCTGAAGTGCAGTTTCCTAGTGGTAAAATATATTCTAG GCGTTACACAAAGTTTTATGGCAATAATGGTGATGCTGCAGCACAAATTGCACATGATGCTATTCTTG GACATAGTCAATGGGAGTCCTGGATAGAAGATTGGCAAAGACCAATACTTGAAGACAAAAGACTGCCTGCATG GTACCCTGTCACTCTCTTCAACGAGCTTTATTACCTTAATTCAGGAGGAACTCTTTGGACAG ATGGATCATCCCCAGTACATAGCTTGGCAGGAGTCAGAGAAAAGAAGTTCTCACTTGATAAATCCCAACTCGGTCTAAAGAACGATATCGATGTACCGCATCAGAATGATACAGCTGTCTCTGTCCTTGAAAAGATGGCTTCTACGCTTGAGGAACTTCATGCATCAACAACGTCAAACTCTGCATTTGGCACAAAATTacttgaagaaggagaagagaacaTTGGGCACTTCCTTTACTTAGAAGGGATTGAATATCGTATGTGGAACACTTACGATGTTCATTTCTATGCATCTTTTGCACTGGTGATGCTGTTTCCAAAACTGGAACTTAGTATCCAAAGAGACTTTGCTGCTGCAGTGATGCTACACGATCCTACTAAAGTGAAAACTCTTAGTGAGGGACAATGGGTTCAGAGGAAGGTTCTTGGTGCAGTTCCTCATGACTTAGGCATTAATGACCCTTGGTTTGAAGTTAATGGATATACTCTTCACAATACGGATCGTTGGAAAGATTTGAACCCCAAATTTGTCCTCCAGGTGTACCGGGATGTAGTTGCCACAGGCGATAAGAAGTTTGCATCAGCGGTCTGGCCCTCAGTGTATGTTGCAATGGCATATATGGCTCAGTTTGACAAAGATGGCGACGGAATGATTGAGAACGAAGGATTTCCAGATCAGACTTACGATACATGGTCGGCGTCTGGTGTAAGCGCTTACTGTGGTGGACTTTGGGTGGCTGCACTGCAAGCTGCATCTGCATTGGCACGCGTAGTGGGTGACAAGAACTCTCAGGATTATTTCTGGTCTAAGTTTCAGAAAGCAAAAGTTGTATATGAGAAGAAGTTATGGAATGGATCTTACTTTAACTATGATAATAGTGGAAGTCAGTATAGCTCAACTATCCAAGCTGATCAACTAGCTGGTCAATG GTACGCGAGAGCATCAGGGCTTTTGCCTATAGTAGATGAAGACAAAGCAAGAACTGCTTTGGAGAAAGTTTATAACTATAATGTGATGAAGATTAAAGATGGGAAACGTGGAGCTGTAAATGGGATGCATCCCAATGGGAAAGTTGATACAGCGTCAATGCAATCACGAGAGATATGGTCCGGTGTTACATATGCACTGTCTGCAACAATGATCCAAGAAGGTCTAGTTGAAATGGCGTTTCAGACTGCAAGTGGTATCTATGAAGCTGCCTGGTCTGAAACCGGACTCGG GTATTCCTTTCAGACGCCTGAATCTTGGAACACGGTTGATGAGTATAGATCATTGACTTACATGCGTCCCCTTGCAATATGGGCTATGCAATGGGCACTGACAAAAACCAGTCAAAAACAGGAACAACTTGGTCTTGAACCAGAGCAACAAGAACCAGAACTAGAGCCTAGTTCTTCAATGAAACATGATATTGGGTTTTCTCGGGTTTCTAGGCTTCTGAGCTTACCTAATGAAGCATCAGCCAAAAGCACACTCCAGACTTTGTTCGACTATACTTGCAGGAGAATGATGTCATAG
- the cpHsc70-2 gene encoding chloroplast heat shock protein 70-2 (chloroplast heat shock protein 70-2 (CPHSC70-2EAT SHOCK PROTEIN 70-2); FUNCTIONS IN: protein binding; INVOLVED IN: protein folding, response to cadmium ion, protein targeting to chloroplast, response to heat; LOCATED IN: in 6 components; EXPRESSED IN: 26 plant structures; EXPRESSED DURING: 15 growth stages; CONTAINS InterPro DOMAIN/s: Heat shock protein 70, conserved site (InterPro:IPR018181), Chaperone DnaK (InterPro:IPR012725), Heat shock protein Hsp70 (InterPro:IPR001023), Heat shock protein 70 (InterPro:IPR013126); BEST Arabidopsis thaliana protein match is: chloroplast heat shock protein 70-1 (TAIR:AT4G24280.1); Has 1807 Blast hits to 1807 proteins in 277 species: Archae - 0; Bacteria - 0; Metazoa - 736; Fungi - 347; Plants - 385; Viruses - 0; Other Eukaryotes - 339 (source: NCBI BLink).) produces the protein MASSAAQIHILGGIGFPTSSSSSSTKNLDNKTNSIPRSVFFGNRTSPFTTPTSAFLRMGRRNNNASRYTVGPVRVVNEKVVGIDLGTTNSAVAAMEGGKPTIVTNAEGQRTTPSVVAYTKSKDRLVGQIAKRQAVVNPENTFFSVKRFIGRRMNEVAEESKQVSYRVIKDENGNVKLDCPAIGKQFAAEEISAQVLRKLVDDASRFLNDKVTKAVITVPAYFNDSQRTATKDAGRIAGLEVLRIINEPTAASLAYGFERKSNETILVFDLGGGTFDVSVLEVGDGVFEVLSTSGDTHLGGDDFDKRVVDWLASTFKKDEGIDLLKDKQALQRLTEAAEKAKIELSSLTQTNMSLPFITATADGPKHIETTLTRGKFEELCSDLLDRVRTPVENSLRDAKLSFKDIDEVILVGGSTRIPAVQDLVRKLTGKEPNVSVNPDEVVALGAAVQAGVLSGDVSDIVLLDVTPLSLGLETLGGVMTKIIPRNTTLPTSKSEVFSTAADGQTSVEINVLQGEREFVRDNKSIGSFRLDGIPPAPRGVPQIEVKFDIDANGILSVSASDKGTGKKQDITITGASTLPKDEVDTMVQEAERFAKEDKEKRDAIDTKNQADSVVYQTEKQLKELGEKIPGPVKEKVEAKLQELKEKIASGSTQEIKDTMAALNQEVMQIGQSLYNQPQPGGADSPPGGEASSSSDTSSSAKGGDNGGDVIDADFTDSN, from the exons ATGGCTTCCTCCGCCGCCCAAATTCACATCCTCGGCGGAATCGGATTCCCtacttcgtcttcttcctcctccaccaaaAACCTCgacaacaaaaccaattcCATTCCACGAAGCGTCTTCTTCGGCAACAGAACAAGTCCTTTCACTACTCCAACCTCCGCCTTCCTTCGTATGGGACGAAGAAACAACAACGCTTCCCGATACACCGTTGGTCCAGTCCGTGTGGTTAACGAGAAAGTCGTCGGAATCGATTTAGGCACGACGAATTCAGCTGTTGCTGCTATGGAAGGAGGTAAACCAACGATTGTGACTAACGCTGAAGGTCAAAGAACTACACCTTCTGTTGTGGCTTATACTAAGAGTAAAGATAGACTTGTTGGTCAGATTGCTAAACGTCAAGCTGTTGTTAATCCGGAGAATACTTTCTTCTCTGTTAAGAGGTTTATTGGTAGAAGAATGAATGAAGTTGCTGAAGAGTCTAAGCAGGTTTCTTATAGAGTTATTAAAGATGAGAATGGTAATGTTAAGCTTGATTGTCCTGCTATTGGTAAACAATTTGCTGCTGAGGAGATTTCTGCTCAG GTTTTGAGGAAGCTTGTGGATGATGCTTCGAGATTTTTGAATGATAAAGTAACGAAAGCTGTCATCACTGTGCCTGCTTACTTCAATGATTCACAAAGGACGGCTACTAAAGATGCTGGTCGTATTGCTGGATTGGAAGTTCTTAGGATTATTAATGAGCCTACTGCTGCTTCTTTGGCTTATGGGTTTGAGAGGAAAAGCAATGAAActattcttgtttttgatCTTGGTGGTGGTACTTTTGATGTCTCAG TCCTTGAGGTTGGTGACGGTGTTTTTGAAGTGCTTTCGACTTCTGGTGATACACATTTGGGAGGTGATGACTTTGACAAG AGAGTCGTTGATTGGCTTGCTTCAACCTTCAAGAAGGATGAAGGTATAGATCTTCTCAAAGACAAGCAAGCGCTTCAGAGGTTGACGGAGGCAGCTGAAAAAGCTAAAATTGAGCTTTCCTCACTGACTCAGACAAACATGAG TTTGCCTTTTATCACTGCAACGGCTGATGGGCCTAAGCACATTGAAACCACTCTCACCAGGGGCAAGTTTGAAGAATTGTGCTCTGACTTACTCGACAG GGTCAGGACACCTGTGGAGAATTCCCTGAGGGATGCAAAACTCAGCTTCAAAGATATTGATGAGGTGATCCTTGTTGGTGGATCCACACGTATCCCTGCTGTTCAGGATCTTGTAAGGAAGCTGACAGGAAAAGAACCCAATGTCTCAGTCAATCCTGATGAAGTTGTAGCTTTAGGTGCTGCAGTTCAG GCCGGTGTTCTATCAGGAGATGTGAGTGACATTGTTCTTCTTGATGTGACGCCGCTATCGCTTGGTTTGGAAACTCTTGGTGGTGTCATGACCAAGATCATTCCAAGAAACACCACACTTCCAACTTCTAAGTCAGAAGTCTTCTCAACTGCTGCAGATGGACAGACAAGCGTTGAGATTAATGTGTTACAGGGTGAGAGAGAGTTCGTAAGAGATAACAAGTCTATTGGTAGCTTCCGTCTTGATGGTATTCCACCTGCACCACGTGGAGTTCCACAAATCGAGGTCAAATTCGACATTGATGCCAATGGAATTCTATCTGTCAGTGCTTCGGACAAAGGTACaggaaagaagcaggacaTCACCATTACTGGTGCTAGTACCTTACCAAAGGATGAG GTAGACACAATGGTGCAAGAAGCAGAGAGGTTTGCAAaggaagacaaagaaaagagagatgcGATTGACACAAAGAACCAGGCTGACTCCGTCGTTTACCAGACAGAGAAGCAGCTTAAAGAACTTGGAGAGAAAATTCCAGGTCCAGTGAAAGAAAAGGTTGAGGCTAAGCTCCAAGAGCTGAAGGAGAAGATAGCAAGCGGATCAACTCAAGAAATCAAAGACACCATGGCAGCTCTTAACCAAGAAGTGATGCAGATTGGCCAGTCTCTGTACAACCAACCCCAACCAGGTGGTGCTGATTCTCCTCCTGGAGGTGAAGCTTCCTCGTCGTCTGACACATCATCCTCAGCCAAAGGTGGAGACAACGGCGGTGATGTGATTGACGCTGACTTCACAGACAGCAATTAA
- a CDS encoding Octicosapeptide/Phox/Bem1p family protein (Octicosapeptide/Phox/Bem1p family protein; CONTAINS InterPro DOMAIN/s: Octicosapeptide/Phox/Bem1p (InterPro:IPR000270); BEST Arabidopsis thaliana protein match is: Protein kinase superfamily protein with octicosapeptide/Phox/Bem1p domain (TAIR:AT3G46920.1); Has 1807 Blast hits to 1807 proteins in 277 species: Archae - 0; Bacteria - 0; Metazoa - 736; Fungi - 347; Plants - 385; Viruses - 0; Other Eukaryotes - 339 (source: NCBI BLink).), translated as MAEERSPSKVKFMCSFGGRILPRPSDSVLKYVGGETRVVAVSPDISFSELMKKLTAITENDIVLKYQIIPEDLDALVSVKSDEDVKHMIEEYNRHETPKLRTFLFPANPVVLESQLGPIEPQTIEQRYIEAINGILRTSKSATALRAPIKTRPSFTVSTCSSPKSESPDGYSHEPPETSFQNNYQLSRLYPMHRVHSSPNISHQLQPHSHYHNHNHNAYVQPPTNYLTCRPRLPTPLEIPRGIGWDQSYTTTHNSGGGNGKYGCNDDRRFWGRASSVPQSPRNHGLRL; from the exons ATGGCGGAGGAGAGATCGCCGAGTAAGGTGAAGTTCATGTGCAGTTTTGGCGGCAGAATCCTCCCTAGACCATCGGACAGTGTTCTCAAATATGTCGGCGGAGAGACTCGCGTCGTTGCTGTATCTCCTGACATCTCCTTCTCCG AACTCATGAAGAAACTTACGGCAATCACAGAGAACGATATTGTGCTCAAATACCAGATCATTCCAGAAGATCTTGATGCATTAGTTTCTGTAAAGTCTGATGAAGATGTGAAACACATGATAGAGGAATATAACCGTCATGAAACACCCAAGCTCAGAACTTTCTTGTTTCCTGCAAACCCAGTGGTTCTTGAGAGTCAGTTAGGCCCCATCGAGCCACAAACCATAGAGCAACGCTACATTGAAGCCATCAATGGCATTCTTCGCACATCCAAGAGTGCTACTGCTCTTCGTGCTCCCATCAAAACACGACCTTCCTTCACCGTCTCTACTTGCTCCTCTCCCAAATCAGAATCACCTGATGGATACAGTCACGAGCCGCCAGAAACGAGTTTTCAGAACAACTACCAATTGAGCCGGCTTTACCCAATGCATAGAGTGCATAGCAGTCCCAACATCTCACACCAGCTGCAGCCACACAGCCACTaccacaaccacaaccacaaTGCATACGTGCAGCCTCCTACTAACTACTTAACGTGTAGGCCACGACTACCAACACCGTTAGAAATTCCCAGAGGCATCGGTTGGGACCAATCATACACAACCACACATAACTCAGGTGGCGGTAATGGCAAGTACGGGTGCAATGATGACCGCAGGTTCTGGGGAAGAGCAAGCAGCGTTCCTCAAAGTCCTAGGAACCATGGACTCCGCCTCTGA